From Eptesicus fuscus isolate TK198812 chromosome 13, DD_ASM_mEF_20220401, whole genome shotgun sequence, the proteins below share one genomic window:
- the LOC103292683 gene encoding membrane-spanning 4-domains subfamily A member 8-like codes for NIMTLAGPSANSVFVMAPHNRYPVIPGSMSQVPVSPLNQSQVQQISGNPPSLEPRRSMQPAQRSFKEAKVLGAIQILIGLIHIGLGIIMGTIMPGPYTAVSFYGGYPFWGGILFIISGSLSVASEQLPRSSCLLKSSMGLSIASAICSMVGILLLITDMVINSLYRQHSSPPCSSLFQAFGVATSAMLFIFSLLEFCIACTSAHFGCKLVCYSHNNGTVVFQTVYVTHPVANPEPVNSPPSYSSEEQDS; via the exons AATATCATGACTTTAGCAGGCCCCTCGGCCAATTCTGTGTTTGTGATGGCACCCCACAACAGGTATCCTGTGATCCCGGGAAGCATGTCTCAAGTGCCTGTGTCTCCACTTAACCAATCCCAAGTCCAACAAATTTCTGGGAACCCGCCTAGTTTGGAGCCACGTCGGTCTATGCAACCTGCCCAGAGATCCTTTAAAGAAGCCAAAGTTTTAGGG GCCATCCAGATCCTGATCGGCCTGATACACATTGGCCTGGGCATCATCATGGGGACCATCATGCCTGGGCCCTACACCGCTGTCTCATTCTACGGAGGCTATCCCTTCTGGGGAGGCATCTTG TTCATCATTTCAGGATCCCTCTCAGTGGCATCAGAACAGCTACCAAGATCTTCTTGCCTG CTGAAAAGTAGCATGGGCTTGAGTATCGCCAGTGCAATCTGCTCTATGGTTGGAATCCTGCTCCTCATCACAGATATGGTTATCAACTCCCTATATAG GCAACACTCATCACCTCCGTGTTCCTCCTTGTTCCAGGCCTTTGGAGTAGCTACTTCTGCCATGCTGTTCATCTTTAGCCTCCTGGAGTTCTGCATTGCCTGCACGTCTGCCCACTTTGGCTGCAAACTCGTCTGCTATTCACATAACAAC GGCACTGTGGTCTTCCAAACCGTCTATGTGACACACCCAGTGGCCAATCCTGAACCAGTGAACTCTCCACCATCTTATTCCAGTGAGGAGCAGGACTCCTAA